A region of the Sander vitreus isolate 19-12246 chromosome 1, sanVit1, whole genome shotgun sequence genome:
TGTTAATGAATTTTCCCATATAGCAAACCCTTCTTCACCACCACATATTTACAGTCGCTTTCCTTCTGACACTCTGACCTATACGTAACACAACGTTTTCTCTGAGTTTCACATAGATACAAACTAAATCctgtaataaaaacatgtttcacaGTCCAGCTTCAGTCTATAATTCAATGGTTCTCACAGGCGTTCTGCCATCTTGGTCAAGTGAGTTGGGATGAATTCTGGCCTTAATACACAGATAACTGCGATAAGACCTAAAGTCAATCAATGTATGTATGTTGATGTGTGTCCTAGGGATACATGGGATCCATTCCAGCTGAACCCAATTGGAGCTGAGAAGGAAACTAAGAGAAGATGTTTCCAACTGTGCCAGTACCTGGTGGCTGTTATTGTGGGGTTAGCCGTCTTGACCAGCGCCGTTGTCGCTAAGGTAGgactatctgtctctctgtcatttATTAAGTATTTCAATTCCAATTTAGTTTTTTGGTACAGTGATTGTAGTACATGTTTTCATCAAAACTTAAAAATAGTTTAGAAAAACTTGTGTCTTTTCTGTCTGTGCCTGCCTGTCCACAAAGTAACATGGACAACAGTGCTATTTATGGTAGGGCAGGACTTAAGAGTACTTACTCTCTGTGTACCCTACTTTGTCTTTTTGTCGTATTATCGCTCTCTTTGTGTATATTTGTCTCCCTCTTtgcagatgtcttcttactatCAATCTTTAACTCTGCAGTATGCACATGCGATTGCATCGTCTACCCCGCTGCTTCTGCCTCTATTCCTTTTCAATTTCTCATCTCTCATCACTCCTTTggttttgtctttctctctctctttcttgatGATGAATCACAGGACTATGCCCGGCCATAAAACAATGCATTCCCTGAATATCATGGCCTGTTTTCCGATCTAATCAAAGAATTGTGTTCAACCTGATGAACTTCGTTATTGGTGTTAGGGTAAATGACGACAATAAAGCAAGGAGGAGTGCTTCAAGGTAATCAGGAAGGGGTTGCCAGTAAatcattttcacatttacagGGTATGGAAGTACTGCTATGCACAGGACTCTGCTGTAACTGCActcaaaacaaattaaatgcaCTCACTAAAATCTCAATCTAATGACAGAAACATGTATTAACTGTATAACTAGTTGACAGCAAAATTTTACTTTTGGTCttctgtctcatctgtccaaACTCTCTGGTTTTCTTTAACATACTCTTGGTCTCTGTTCAATCAGGGCTCTCTCTTGGTGTTGTCAACTATGTCCAGTCCAACCTCCATGCGCAGCCCAAAGGAAAAACAGTTCTACATGCTGATGTTGGTTTTCTGCCTGGTCTGCCCCAACGTCATGGTGTTTTTGAAATCACTGTGGAGGTGTGCCTTCAAGAGCTTTGTACAGCCCAACATGAAGACCATGTCATTTGTACGTTTTTCTAAAGCATACTCATTTATTATGTAATCTGCTTTGCATGTAATTACAACGGAAAGGGAAAAACTTATATCATGAATCCGTATTTACAACCTTACAAGGTAGGACTATACTACAAGGATATTACAGCaatatttgttttgatttagatttttgtcatttattataCTCAGCAGCTcagaatataaatattttagGAAGACAGGTTAGCGAATACTGTAAAATGGGTCCACACTGTCATATACCCAGCTttactaaaactaaaaacatgaCAACACAACATTCGTTGTCTTGTCGTCGTCttaaaaatctgttttttatCTTACAAGTGCATGTGCAATCAGCAGATCTTGACCATAGTATGACAATGGGTGTTTCTACCTACCATAGCAGACTTTTTGTGATCGCCTTCGAATTCTGAGATTCAGAGGTGTAtctataaatttaaaaaaagatgaatatCTTGACTGTGATGCTTAATGTAATGCGTTCACCTACCCTACTCTATAGCCAATAGAGATGCAAGTATGCAAACGTAATGATGTGAGTCTTTGCATCTTTTCCAGGTTTGTGCCATTGAGTGTCTGGTGTCTCTTGGTACTTCAATCCTGGTGCTGGTCGTTATGCCTCAGTTTGATGTGTTGACTAATCTCTTCATCAGCGGAGGAGTCTGTATTGTGTCTGCCATTCTGCAGATAATATATaaactacagagagacacatggAAAATCCTGTTCCCAATCTGCTCCCTCATTCTTACAGTTGCTGGTAACTCCCTTTATAGTTATCTGcaacactgtctgtctctcttttttttaacatggtaCTAGTATCACTAGTAGGCAGTGGATTGAAGTGGAAGACAATTTGTTATCCTCCTCCTAAAGAACATGTGCTATAATAGATGTCATCCTGATTGTTTCTCCACTTGTTTTGAACACATTTCAGTTATAGTGTGTGTCTTCAGGTTTTGACTGAGCTGAGGTGTCTCTAATTATTTGTCAAGTCGGCTCTTTCACTTTTTTCCCCACGGTTACGTTTTTTCATCCAATGACTGGTTCAGTAAACCTGCCACCCTCACTATGACAACAGTCTGATGAATGATGTAAGATTTACCGAATGGCATGACAACACTGACAAGTTCTAATTTGAGCATTCACATACAAGTTGCATGTAGGTTACAAGCTCCAGGAAAAACACCTCAGCAGGTCACATTGTTTAGAAAACGTGTTTGAATACTGACACACTTTTAGCTGCAAAGTGAACGAAGCATTTAGGTGCCAGTGACTACCTCAGTAACAAGTTAAAATAGTGTGTGACTGtatattgcattttttaagCAATTAGCTTGCATTTGAACTCACTGACATAATAGACATTGTTATCTAACTGCTTTACTCAACTAACTAACTTACTAACTGACAAACAACAGGTTACTGCCTCTTGGGAGTTGACTACTATGTCCGTGTGTCATCATATGTGGATCGACAGAGCGCCGACTGCTACATCTACATTGGAATTGGAATTTTCTCTTCACTCCTCATCTCCCTCTGTTGGTGGGAAAATCCACTGCAAGCTACTAATCGCATGCAGGTATCATGTCTTTCTATGAAGTGGTTATATTGTTCTGTCTTCACCGCACCGACCTCCAAACTAAAGAACTACTTCTTTATCAGCCACCAAACTGGAATTTGCCCCATCCATTTATCCCACTGTAGACTACAAGTTAATGATTTAAAAAGCTGACCCCTTGCCTTAAAGTTACAACCTCGAAGATCTCcgtttcactctctctctctatggtGATAAGCGTAgagatttgtgttttttatttcacttttacttatttttggCGTTTTCATTGCTGTTTCAACATTACGGTGCTTCACACACAAGTGCTGTTTTAGTTCCGCCTACCCTCTCCGGGGGACCAACCCCTGCTGGGTGATGGAAAGCTTGTGATTTTTCCCGGGAATGCggccacagacagacagttatcGCGCCAGAGATAGTGACTTGacagatatttaaattaaaattttccagattattaataaaaatatataaatttaaTTGTTGCAACTTTACCTTTTTGGCCAGCTGCGCCGGTGTTTTTCCATGTGTTCTGATAGAGCTGCAGCTGGATGTCGAACTGTTTTGGGCCATTTgtagtatataaatatattgactTGATATGATCAGTGAGACTCTCcccatctgtctttctctctgcaggAAAAGTTGTCAGAATTGGACGGTTTCAGGGACTTTGTGTGCGTCATCACCAGTATTCTAAGGATCATAGTGATAGGTAATTATCTGCCATCAGCGTCTGTATCAACATACAACACTCAAAAAAACAGGCTCTTGAAATGTATTATCAACACCGGGTTTTGCCGAGCTTTCTCATCATCTCATTTCCaacattcacactggagaaCAAACAGATTTCTGTGATGTTAGAGGTGCAAGATGGATTGCGGAGGATTTTCTCCAGCTGTCTATAATTGTTTTCAATTTTGTAAAGCTATGCTTTCTATACTGCACAACACTTTTAGTCCTCTCTATACAACATCCTAATTTCCATATATTTACTTGCATCTCACTTGAATCTTTCATAGTATTTCAAATCAGTACAGCTGATTTCATGTTAACCTATTCAAACACGTGCTCTtctttatattgtatttattgtatattagcctataaatcattttgatattttgtttttcatattgtacttttttacatttaactttACTATTAGATTGTCTCTTTTACATCAGTGATACTGTGTGTTCTGTTGTAGGAGCGGTATACCTGATCTACCATGTGCTTATTGAGAAATCCATCACCTGGTCGGACTTTAACCTTCAGAACGATGATTGGGAACTGCTGCAAATAGGACTGGTGCTGTTTTTCTTACAGGTAggtagaaagaagaaagaaaaacaaacagacacagattaTGTTATATTAATTGTGatttcccatttttgggatcaataaaaatcaatcaatctctCTGTATCATGTGCTACTGTCAGAATATAGTGACAGTTTTAGAAAGtttgacaaaaaatatatttcagtttCCGCTAGAATATTTTTCAGCAGCGGTGGGGGGGGGTTGCCTTATTTGTAATTGTTTCTCAAAAGCATCATATGTCTTACAATTACATTTCAGGATATAATGTTAGTGTCCCTTGTCTGGCCTTTCTCACACAGACTTTTTGGATCAGAATAATATCAGTTTTAGCCTACTGTGAGTCCGTTCAGCTTTACAGATATCACACAGCTAATGAACAATTCCAGATACatcacacattttgcaatgtgcatctcacatcacattttcactcacTATGACCACTAACTTTATGACTGGCATTACTAAACATTGTGTCAAAATATGAATAATGTCGCCTTCAGTGGGCttatttgctaacgttagctaatgttaccTCAGaaaaatccagcaaatagacggtaccctaggaTACCATTACCTGAAacaggtgatttaacgtcactgcTCATTTTAAACACAGGttagcaacaaaataaaatcctgagGAAACATCACTACGTTTTTTCATTTCGGTTTTGAGCAGTATGCATCTCCACTAACATGGAAAAGGTTTTATAAGTAAGTGAATACAGCGTGTTGGGGGAATAAaacgtctcctgcagcggggagtcagTGGGACCGcagcgttagctaacgttagcttattgTCTCATAGGGGGtatgataaacagtaaattctgTGTCCATAACGCTATTTCCCAATATACCGTAGCTATCATATTTTACGGGACCCGCGTGTGTGGTTTTTATGTCGAGGCTTTCGTTGCCATTTGTCACTCTGCATGATAAACTGCTATACTCACGCTGTTGTTCATtaggttgccatgacttcgcgagtgatgaaaTCATGTCACTGCTTCAGTTGCTCACCCTCAAAGGAAAGAGAGAACGGATGATCGTTCGCTtcagttcagtagagcagacagctctgcagagtcgtgtaattacgactttatgacttttcaacagCTAAAAGAGCAGGGGCAACCGCTTTGTAATGGCGCTGCGCCGCTGGTAAATGTATATAGTGGAAACCCTGTTTATAAAAGTTACCTACTGAACCTTTAATGGCCTCCTGATTGAATATGTATTTTCCTTTGctgctttatttttaatgaGTCACAGTCTAGATCAATAGattgaccatatcagtgactatgtaactacatggaaacggtccaaatgatgcctgtgggttgcacagtaatagcgttactgaaggctagctcttGTCTTTCGCTGCAGTCCCTTGGGAATTCAATTGTTGCAGGAAATggtaaacaaacaaatgcaaacCATTTCTTTTCCACAGTAGATCAACACACGTTAttcttactccaagcttcttcccttgtgaacacctccgatcttcactcttcacacactacgctccgatctgcacactatTATTTACcatttcctgctacaactgaattcccactttgcattttgtgtctgttaagaggcacaaaggcattctttagaacatgcccccacaactgtcattttagctaactgggagctctggccattagctgcagcaactccagtttgctagcaccgattttggTCGTTTTTATCTACAGTACTCGAAGACATCTAGCGgtcaagattcaggtaaaaatcggccagaattctcctttaagaacTACTAAAAATATCCCACATTGATTCTTAATAATTCCAGTAGCGCACCTCAGTCAGTGGTCAGAATCAGATCCTACTGGCACTCATTTGAGTAGTCTAAAGTAATTAgctaaattgaaaaaaaaattattttgcgCCCTAACAGTAATTATAATTGGCTTAATAAATAATCTCTCGCCTCCTGCCTCAGGCATTCTGCTCAGCAGCCTGCCACTGGTTTGGTGTGGTAGCCTGTAAGATTCATGCAGTCAGGATGAGTTTTGCGCTGCCAGTATGCTGCACGGGACCTGCAGTTCTGCTGTTGGGACTGATACTTTTCCTAACCCAGGTAAAACAATTGGACGGAGCACGGGACATGAACATCACAGGTGAGTTTATTCTTTTAACATATTGAGAATTGTTTGTGCTGAGCttaaatgtacttttgtttGATCAGGTTAGTTTAATGTTATGTTAGCgataaatcagaaagctgaaaaaTGTTTGTACCTCATTAGTCATGTGGTAAACGGTGAGCAATCTTTGGCTACAAGTTACTCACGTCTGTATACTTTGGAAGACAAATATATAAAGGGAAGCTCTGTGTGATAAGAGTAAGAAACATAATTTCACCTATTACCGATATACTAAAAAACTATGTTCCTATTCCAGAGTTTTGTGAAAATTTGGCCTACTTGAGCACTAAGAACACAACCCCTGTGGTTTTACTGGAACTCACAAGGAGCATTTGTCGGACTTCACTCAACaggtacatgtttgtgtgtttgcatcagGTTTAAACTGtgtatgcttgtgtgtatgttagCAGTTGTGCTCCCTACAATTCATGCAGCCTCTGTGGTGTATATAAATGTGCTTAATGTGAGTAAAATGTCCTAGAATTACACATCATGCAAAGTAATCTATGTACAGGCATCTATATGTACACATCCAATCTATGTATATTTTGCCAAAAATATTTATGGACCATTTGATTGACAGCTACTACATGCAATGGCCTTTTTCAATGCTGGCACTGGAGGGAGTGTGTATGTGGTCAGGCTTCGTCACGTGTACCTACTATGTTTGGAAGATAAAGGTATAGATAtaaacatgcacgcacacacacatacaaacaaatgcACTCCTCCATGCCCTTCATTTATGTAAAGCTCTTTAAAAGGATTCACccaaattatgaaaataaatatccCCTTCTCTGAGATTTCTGCCGCCAACGCATTACAGCAGCAACATTAACATTGTCTATGTTAACGTTAATGAGCCTAAGAACAGTTTTTGTTGGAACTTCTATTTTACAAAAGAAAGAGTCCCAATCAAAAATGTTGACAGTGAGGTTGGGGGGAATGCTGtgtctggaaagatgttgctgTCGTagcttttaaatgtcattttccaAGTCTGTGACCACCAGAAATAAAACCCCAATCACACCATTGTATTAGGGTAGCAGCAGAAAATGTGGACATCTCAAAACCTggcaaaataaaaccaaaactatttgCATGGCTAGATAACAATAAATCAGGCAGAATTAGTTTTCTTTGTAATTTGAAtgacttaaaaaaagacaggtTCTGAATTTCAAGCATCCATTTACTCTAAAACTACAGCTTACTGCCAGAGTCAAACTTAAAATCACATTACATGGCACATTTTACTAGTAATTTCATCAACCCAAGGACCGCTTATGGTAGCATCAGGCAGAAAGACATACACCTAAATACCTCTATGGTTTACCATGTCTTAGGTCCAGCGTATAGAGAGAACCTCTCAGCTCTTTGTTCGTCGACTCTATGAATCCGCTTTCATTGACCTGTCTCTGCTACTCAACACCAAGATGAAGGTGCCACGAGCCAAAAATCAAGACAGGTAAGAGTGTTATGAAGACAAGTTTCCCTGATTATTTTGTGGTGTGGTCATATTTTAAGCAGGTATATGGAACAATCACACTAGGGGTGATAATTGTGTGCAGATGCAGTTGAAGCACAGAGTACATTTCTTGCACGAAAATGCAGATGCAAGGCATAAAGATTTAAAATATGTTGTCATGAGTAAAAGACATGCTTTTAAGTGGAATGATGTAGCATATTTCAATATATCTGTGTGATAATGCACACAGACATTGTtgtgataaaaacaaatgtgctgATGATGATTTAGAATCAACAAAAAAATTGAAACACTTTTTGGCATTACAAAGTTAGTTGTATCTGCACATGTGGTTATTGTATGAAATCATTGGCACCATGGGTCTGTAATAGTCACCAGCCGCCATAACAGTGTAAAGCTTGTTTCCTACACTGTTGCATGGTCACAACATGAAAGGTTTAAAACTTCTGCTGAAAaactctcccctctcctcaaCAGCCAAGATGACATGCAGAACTGTGTGATCTATCTTTGTGCCACCATGTGGCATGAGACTTATGATGAAATGCTGAAAATCCTCACCTCCATGTTCAGGTAAAAGACACTGTCACTGCAGACACATAGGTGTACCAGCTGTTCTAATACAACAACATGGGTTTCGTTCCTTTCTCACATGCTTTTAAAGAGCAATTGAATAGCAACTGAGaatcttgtttttgctgacctCCCTTGGTTCAACTTCtcaccttgctgcagtgatgcAGAAGTGTACTCCAGGGTGTGTCAGTACACCGTGACATCAATATGTGTGTGAAGCTCACTTCTGATCAGAGGTGCAAAAGATGTGACATTTTCAACCAGAGAGGCAGTAAAATATCTTTTCAGCCTGGTGTtatgttgctttttaaaatcttaattatgaattaaatgtattcacTTTATTTGCGTATGATTCAAgggcttaaaaaacatttgtgcagtttaacatttgaaattgtatttttctatttatttcttttctttcatgctTTGACGGTTTgtacaaaagaagaaaatgctTAACTAAGTGAATAGTGGTTTTTGGTTGGTacagttgtttgttgttgtttcaggTTGGACCGCTATCGAGGTGATCCAAAGGAGGAACATAAGGACTGTTTTAACTTTGAGTGTCACATTTACGTAGACGATGCCTTCATGACTGAAAAGGACACAGGCAAGAGGCTGGTTAACTCTTACGTTACCGACTTGATCCATGTTGTCATAGAAGTTTATAGGTGAGATTATCCATCAATCTACTATCTAGCTTTACATTTATctatacatccatccatctttctaatcaaccatctatccatccatccattcagaGTGTTTACTAACAAAGAACCAGATGACGTGTCGATCAATGAGACTCCCTACGGTGGCAGGCTAATGTTTGTTATGCCAGAAGGCAACATGCTCTATGTTCACCTAAAAGACAAAGAACTCATCAGGAACAAGAAAAGATGGTCCCAGGTATGGTTATGGTGAAGTagtggtgtttttttcccccaaaagtATTtgaccagaaaaacaaaaacatttgcaccAGGTAGTTCCCAGTTAAAACTGCATAAGTATGATGCAGGGCATTGCAAAAATAAATGCCTGAGTCCTCTAATGAAATATACAGGCTTGCCCAGTAATAAGTAAGGTTTAGAATTGAGATATGCTTTATAATATTGTTAATAAACTGTAATAAGTTTCCTATTTGTACTATGGTTCCTTTACACACAATTTTATATCTCTCGAATAATGAAATTAATAATAGACAAGTCACCTCTGTTAAAGTATTTGTGGGAAAAATACACTATTTAAATTGCACCCATGTCTTTAAGAGCGGGTCTTGGATTTTTACACTATACATTACTGTATATGACTTTCAGATTATGTATATGTACTATCTACTTGGCTGGAAGGGCTACATCGTCAAGAACCCTCAGAAGATCACAGTAAGACTGTTCTGCTTTTGTATAAAAAGTGTAGTATATACTAAATAGTATTTTGACAGTATGTgtacaaaatattttaatatttaaaatatttatccTGTTTTGTCCAGCGCCAGAATAACCCATGCAGAGACAGTATGATCTCTATGTATGGAGAGATTTATATGATGCCTCAGTATGACAATGACTACAAGAGAAGATTCATCTCCGATGACAATACATACATCCTGGCTCTGGACGGAGACACAGACTTCCAACCTAAAGCTGTGATTCTGCTTGTAGATAGGTCAGTGGCAGAAAAATCAACAATTGTTTTTCAGTTATTATtgtatataaaacatttttaaacaacatagtaattaaaaaaacatttatattgaCAGGTTGAGGATGTATGAAAACGTAGGTGCTGCGTGTGGTAGAATCCATCCTACTGGTATGGGTAAGTAGACATTGTTTTGGCcttaattagggcccgagcatgAAAGTGCAAGGCCCCAACGGTGCCTTGCAATGAAAGTGCaaaggaacctattgtttttggtcAGATTATTTTTACCAATTCTTCGTCGCATTTTTTAGGGGGTTAGAATGcatgaaaactcacaaaaaggTGCAAATTGCAAAGGTTAAAAAAGAATTACACATATCCACCAATAGGTGGCGCTATTGCAGAGCATCCATGCCAAATTTGGATtgaatcggccattagatggtgctgttagatttttttttattaattagccacatcgcgatatatgggaaacctacttcgtctaactcctcctgggccgtgagtccaatctgcacgaaaacttggatatagactcggtggaccctcgtgactaaaaagttatcaaaagaattttgatagctaaaacaatgcgcaagttatggaggaacaacttcctgtaggtggctgttaaaacatgaacggttgtatcttggcaaaagttattccgatttacatgaaacttagaatgtgtggtctacatgtgatgttgcgtctgccagtacccccgactgcaagaaggcgagggcccattcatcgctgcttgcagctttaattttacCTTAAGTTGTTGCCCTGTGCAGCTGACATGTAGAGCCAGTATAGAGTAACCATAATTGCAGCTGGGGTTATGTAGGAGCGTCCACTGGACCCATTCTACACAGTAGGACATAGCAAAGTATCTACTAGCTGGAATTTGTAGACCCAGTTGCAGTGGGAAAGCAACCCAAATTCATGCCCTAAATGTATATTAGGGctacacaatatattgttttttcatCAACATCGCGATATTAACTGGCCCAATATATCGGCTGCGATACATCGCGGAAGACAGAGATTTCTTGTgtgagttgaaagaaaatatcagtacaAAACTGCAAGAAAGGCAGAACTGCGTACACTTTAATAACTGTTTATCGGTTGCTTAGGTGGGAACTTCATTACATAGTATCCTGTAGTTATTAATtggaaatgtgtatttttgaattttttgtaTATCAGGTCCCATGGTGTGGTACCAGAAGTTTGAGTATGCAGTAGGCCACTGGCTACAGAAGACAGCAGAGCATGTCTTTGGCTCCGTGCTGTGCAGTCCAGGATGTTTCAGTCTGTTTAGAGGATCGGCCTTAATGGATGACAATGTATTGAAGAGATACACAACAACTGCAACCAGAGCTTCGGAATATGTGCAATATGACCAAGGTTGGTTGGAAAGTGCACCGGCCATTTTTACCTCGCCTAGTTTTATCTCTTTGCCTTTTTTCGACTGTTCACGTCTTGTCTCATATTTGCGtcttgtttgtgcatgtatatatttgtagGGGAGGATCGTTGgctttgtactttgttact
Encoded here:
- the chs1 gene encoding chitin synthase 1 isoform X2; amino-acid sequence: MEELTYRGKKREGRHRDTWDPFQLNPIGAEKETKRRCFQLCQYLVAVIVGLAVLTSAVVAKGSLLVLSTMSSPTSMRSPKEKQFYMLMLVFCLVCPNVMVFLKSLWRCAFKSFVQPNMKTMSFVCAIECLVSLGTSILVLVVMPQFDVLTNLFISGGVCIVSAILQIIYKLQRDTWKILFPICSLILTVAGYCLLGVDYYVRVSSYVDRQSADCYIYIGIGIFSSLLISLCWWENPLQATNRMQEKLSELDGFRDFVCVITSILRIIVIGAVYLIYHVLIEKSITWSDFNLQNDDWELLQIGLVLFFLQAFCSAACHWFGVVACKIHAVRMSFALPVCCTGPAVLLLGLILFLTQVKQLDGARDMNITEFCENLAYLSTKNTTPVVLLELTRSICRTSLNSYYMQWPFSMLALEGVCMWSGFVTCTYYVWKIKVQRIERTSQLFVRRLYESAFIDLSLLLNTKMKVPRAKNQDSQDDMQNCVIYLCATMWHETYDEMLKILTSMFRLDRYRGDPKEEHKDCFNFECHIYVDDAFMTEKDTGKRLVNSYVTDLIHVVIEVYRVFTNKEPDDVSINETPYGGRLMFVMPEGNMLYVHLKDKELIRNKKRWSQIMYMYYLLGWKGYIVKNPQKITRQNNPCRDSMISMYGEIYMMPQYDNDYKRRFISDDNTYILALDGDTDFQPKAVILLVDRLRMYENVGAACGRIHPTGMGPMVWYQKFEYAVGHWLQKTAEHVFGSVLCSPGCFSLFRGSALMDDNVLKRYTTTATRASEYVQYDQGEDRWLCTLLLQQGWRVEYNAASDAYTNSPEEFKEFYNQRRRWGPSTLANTLDLLHSGAETVKRNSSISKLYIFYQMFTVGSSILGPASVTLMIAGAFQFVFKLPGTISIIIASIPPVFYIIICFVAKPNAQITIAAIMSVLYAFLMTASLFSIIGDMVIQGTFLTPTGLFLVSMTIMYAVTAILHPEEWGMIIYGLMYFICIPSGYLLLTIYSLVNMHIVSWGTRESSKGEGEVKKNQNLLCDKNCRLCCWDMKIQVTQETEHLMLRQITGQTAKQDFPLTITNQAAAEMEPQAKVDSTKAVEGAKEPPTDKLNEKAKKGNDAASSSSSVKKSSISQSVSDDEDDDDDSMIADLEEPEELPAKDWVQPVKEEFLKKLTYANMKRNLQEQIRYTLRNKNEDDVCEELVLMLTDTLNQELSAVGPEDVLSESQLEELEYALEEHARRILKTSHVEKLHKRVTNAIKKTLTAPQVQKLDEGEQDFWNKLLERYLMPIKDSKAHLEEVTKELKSLRNKAVFLYFIINVLWVVATFFLQAIGNDVISIKIPKYFPNGTESGEILKVEPLSLMFLLSFAVLLLIQFLAMLYHRVYTLIHVVSYRSTEKAYKQRDDMEDDDNELTLENHSANGLVITSDDL
- the chs1 gene encoding chitin synthase 1 isoform X1, which produces MEELTYRGKKREGRHRDTWDPFQLNPIGAEKETKRRCFQLCQYLVAVIVGLAVLTSAVVAKGSLLVLSTMSSPTSMRSPKEKQFYMLMLVFCLVCPNVMVFLKSLWRCAFKSFVQPNMKTMSFVCAIECLVSLGTSILVLVVMPQFDVLTNLFISGGVCIVSAILQIIYKLQRDTWKILFPICSLILTVAGYCLLGVDYYVRVSSYVDRQSADCYIYIGIGIFSSLLISLCWWENPLQATNRMQEKLSELDGFRDFVCVITSILRIIVIGAVYLIYHVLIEKSITWSDFNLQNDDWELLQIGLVLFFLQAFCSAACHWFGVVACKIHAVRMSFALPVCCTGPAVLLLGLILFLTQVKQLDGARDMNITEFCENLAYLSTKNTTPVVLLELTRSICRTSLNSYYMQWPFSMLALEGVCMWSGFVTCTYYVWKIKVQRIERTSQLFVRRLYESAFIDLSLLLNTKMKVPRAKNQDSQDDMQNCVIYLCATMWHETYDEMLKILTSMFRLDRYRGDPKEEHKDCFNFECHIYVDDAFMTEKDTGKRLVNSYVTDLIHVVIEVYRVFTNKEPDDVSINETPYGGRLMFVMPEGNMLYVHLKDKELIRNKKRWSQIMYMYYLLGWKGYIVKNPQKITRQNNPCRDSMISMYGEIYMMPQYDNDYKRRFISDDNTYILALDGDTDFQPKAVILLVDRLRMYENVGAACGRIHPTGMGPMVWYQKFEYAVGHWLQKTAEHVFGSVLCSPGCFSLFRGSALMDDNVLKRYTTTATRASEYVQYDQGEDRWLCTLLLQQGWRVEYNAASDAYTNSPEEFKEFYNQRRRWGPSTLANTLDLLHSGAETVKRNSSISKLYIFYQMFTVGSSILGPASVTLMIAGAFQFVFKLPGTISIIIASIPPVFYIIICFVAKPNAQITIAAIMSVLYAFLMTASLFSIIGDMVIQGTFLTPTGLFLVSMTIMYAVTAILHPEEWGMIIYGLMYFICIPSGYLLLTIYSLVNMHIVSWGTRESSKGEGEVKKNQNLLCDKNCRLCCWDMKIQVTQETEHLMLRQITGQTAKQDFPLTITNQAAAEMEPQAKVDSTKAVEGAKEPPTDKLNEKAKKGNDAASSSSDSSVKKSSISQSVSDDEDDDDDSMIADLEEPEELPAKDWVQPVKEEFLKKLTYANMKRNLQEQIRYTLRNKNEDDVCEELVLMLTDTLNQELSAVGPEDVLSESQLEELEYALEEHARRILKTSHVEKLHKRVTNAIKKTLTAPQVQKLDEGEQDFWNKLLERYLMPIKDSKAHLEEVTKELKSLRNKAVFLYFIINVLWVVATFFLQAIGNDVISIKIPKYFPNGTESGEILKVEPLSLMFLLSFAVLLLIQFLAMLYHRVYTLIHVVSYRSTEKAYKQRDDMEDDDNELTLENHSANGLVITSDDL